The genomic interval TCATCGCCTACTGGTGCGTGCGGCTTCCCGCCGCGTTTGGGATCGGCTGGTGGCCGAGAGTCCCGTGGTCATAGGATTCAGCGAGCCAGGCGGAAAAACGAAGCACGACGTTCACTCGCGCGACCAGCTCGGCGGCCGGTAGCCAGGCGTCGATGTAGTAGTCGGCGCCGGCGTTGAGGAGCCTGATGCACTCCTGGCTATTCGGCGACCCGCTGACCGCCACGATCCAGCGGTAGCCCTGACGGTGCAAGTTCCAGCAGGTGGCGGTCGGGTTGCGATCGGCGATTCGTAGGAGAACGACCTCGGCTGGTGCGACGTCGCCCAACTCGGCGGCCGAAGCGGTGCGAACACGGAAGCCGGCCTCGCGCAAGACCTGGGCCATCCAGGGAGCGGCGCCCTCCAACCTATCGCGGACGAGCAGCAGTTCGGTTTTCACAGGCTCACCCCTCCGTCGATCGACGGCAGGATTAGCTTGACCTGGTCGATCGGGATGGCGAAGCCGACGCCGACGTTGCCGTCAACCGGGCTTTCGATCGAGTTGTTGATACCGATCACCTGGCCCTGCGCATTGACGAGTGGCCCGCCAGAGTTGCCTGGATTGATCGCGGCGTCGGTCTGAATCAGACTGCTACCCGCTGCCGACCCGCTCTGGCTGAGGTTGGACACGATCCCTTCGGTCAACGATCCGGACAATCCGAATGGTGAACCGATGGCAAAGACGGTGTCACCGACCTTCACGCTTGCAGAGCTGCCAAGTGTGAGCGGATGGAGCGTGGACGCGGCGACTGACACCCGAATGACCGCCAGGTCAGCACTGGTGTTCGAGCCAACCAGCGTCCCTGTCGCGGTTGTTCCATCGCTAAAGGCGACCTGGATCTGCTGAGCACCCGAGAGTACGTGGGCGTTGGTCAGGATATCGCCCTTGGTATCGAGCACGATCCCCGAGCCAATGGCCTGGCCATTGCCCAGGTTTACGGTGATCGTCACGACTCCAGGCGAGTCCAACGCGTAAACGGCTGTCGCCGTGGTTGACGCGGAGCCCGTCGACGTCAAATTCGTTGGCAGCGCGGTGCTCGCCGACGCTGTAGCTGCACCGTGACCGATAAGCGCCGCCGCGGCGGCGCCTGCGCCCGCGCCACTGGCAACGGTGACGGCGGCAAGCGCGACGAGAAAGCCACGCCGAAAGGATCGCTTTGGCGGTGGCGTGGTTGGCGGTGCGGCCGGTGCCGCTGATTGCGAAGGGCTCTCGAAGTATTGATGGGCGACCATTGTGATTCACCTCTGATGGTTTGTTGATGTGCACTCATCGTCGGCGTGTTGACCTTGCGATTCCGTGACGGCATTCGTCATCGTTTCGAAAGGTCGCCGTGCCGAAGATGGTCTACATGCGATCCGCAGTGGCGACAAGACGACGATTCCTAGCCGTTGGCGGAGTGGCCCTTGCCGGCGCGGTGCTCAGCCGTAACGTTGGCGCCGAAATCATCAAGGACGTGAGCGCGGGCTTTGGTGCTGCCGCCCCCACCCTGCCCTCTTCCGGCGGGGGAGGGATAAATTCCACGGGCGTTACGACCGCCACATCGGCCCCCACAGCGACTCCAACCCCGACGCCGACGCCGACACCGGCACCGACACCGGCGACGGTCACCATTCCGGTGCCGGTCTTCCAGCAGAGCATGGTGCTCGATTGCGAGACGGCCGCGCTGCAGCAGGGCCTTGCCTATTACGGGATCACCGTCAGCCAGTCCCAGCTGTTCGCCGGTGAGTTCGCCGACGTCCGGCCACCGGTGATGGGCCCGAACCACACGGTTCTTCGCTGGGGCAATCCTTATACGAACTTCGTCGGCTACGTCAACGGCAGCGACTGGACGCCCACCGGCTTCGGCGTTTACTGGCCGGTCATCTTGCGGCTCGCCCATACCTACGGCCTACCGAACGCGATTGGCGGCGAGGGCTTTGCGCCGAGCCGGATTTACAGCGAGCTGGCTGCCGGGCATCCCGTGCAAATCTGGATTCAGACGCGATTCGCCCGCGTCCCGCTTGGCACCTGGACCGCCTGGGATGGCACCCAGGTCCGCTATTCGTACGCCGAGCATTCGGTGACCTTGAGCGGGGTTTCCCCCACCCAGGTGCGAGTCAATGATGTCCTCAACGCCAGCCAGTACTGGGTCGACAAGGCGCTCTTCGAGGCCAACTTCGCCGACTTCAACAATATGGCCGTGATCTTCCAGTAGGTATCCTTCATTTGATGGCCGAAGCGACAGCAGCGATGGTCGTTCCCACCTTCAACGACGTGCTCGCGGCGCGCGAGCGCATCAGCCCGTACCTGCAACCCACCGCGCTGCACCGCTATCCGGCACTCGATGCGCTGGTCGGCACCGAGACCTGGGTCAAACACGAGAACCACCAGCCCATCTGCGCCTTCAAGATCCGGGGCGGGATCAACCTCGTGTCGCAGCTATCCGACGACGAGCGGCGCCGCGGCGTGATCACCGCGTCCACGGGGAACCATGGGCAATCGATCGCCTACGCGGCGCGACTCTTCGGGGTCCGCGCCATCGTCTGCGTGCCCGAGGGGGCGAATCCGGTCAAGGTCGCCTCGATCCGCGGCCTCGGCGCCGAGATCGTGACCCACGGCGTCGATTTCGATGAGGCTCGGGTGCAGGCCGCCCGTCTGGCCGAGGAGCACGGCTACCGCTACATCCATTCCGGCAACGAGCCGCACCTGATCGCCGGCGTCGGTACGCAAGCGCTGGAGATCCTCGAGAAGCAGCCTGACATCGAGGCGATCATCGTCCCAATCGGCGGCGGCAGTGGCGCCACGGGCACATGCATCGTCGCCAAGGCGATCAACCCGAAGATCCAGGTGATCGGCGTGCAGTCAGCCGAGGCGCCGGCCGCCTATAAGTCGTGGAAAGCGCACCAAATGCTCGAGGACCGGATGGGCACATTCGCGGAGGGCCTCGCGACGCGCAGCGCGTTTGAGTTGCCCCAGCGCATCCTCTGGGAGACGCTCGATGAATTCGTCCTGGTTCCAGACGCCGAAATCCGCCCAGCGGTTCGACTCATGATCGAAACGACGCGCAACCTGACTGAGCCCGCAGGCGCGGCGCCACTGGCAGCCGCGCTCCAACTCAAGGAGCGGCTCAAAGGCAAGCGGGTAGCGCTGATTCTGAGCGGCTCCAACATCACGCCGGCACAGCTCCGCGAGCTGCTCGCCGGCTAGCTGCGCTCCAAGACGACGATCGGAATCTCCCGCTTCGTCAGCGTCTGTTGCTGCTCGATGTACGGCACCAACGGCGCGAGCTTCTCCCGCTCCTCGGGCCCAGCCGTCCGCGCACGCACCTTGAACTTGTCCGGACCAACCTCGAGGGTCGCGATCGGGCGCGCGAGCAAGTTCTGGTACCAGGCCGGGTGCGACGGCGCGCCGTTGTTGGAAGCGATGACGACGTAGCGATCGCCATCCTTCCCGAAGCCAAGCACCGCCGTACGTTCCTTGCCAGACTTTGCCCCGGTCGTGGTCAACAGGATCAGGGTGCGGCCCGCCAACGGGCCCGTGAGCTTCCCCCGATTGGCACGGAAGTCTTCGATCACATTGCGGTTGAACACGTTCATATCCGATGGGATTTGTGGACGCGCTGACCGTTGCGGTTGTTCTTGACTCATCTCTTTTGACCTTACCGTGGGTTTCGCTAGCGGCGCAAGAGCGCATCTCGTAATTTCACCCGGGCGCCGAGTCGGAGCACCGAGTTGGAGTAGATCCGTGCGGCGATCCAGGTCGCCGCCGCGCTCGTCACCAGCGTCAGCCCAACCGACAGGGCTGCCTGCCACGGCGCAATGTCCCCTGTGGCCATCCCGGTTGGGAGGATCACGGGTGCGAAGAAGGGAACGAAACCG from Candidatus Dormiibacterota bacterium carries:
- a CDS encoding trypsin-like peptidase domain-containing protein, with product MVAHQYFESPSQSAAPAAPPTTPPPKRSFRRGFLVALAAVTVASGAGAGAAAAALIGHGAATASASTALPTNLTSTGSASTTATAVYALDSPGVVTITVNLGNGQAIGSGIVLDTKGDILTNAHVLSGAQQIQVAFSDGTTATGTLVGSNTSADLAVIRVSVAASTLHPLTLGSSASVKVGDTVFAIGSPFGLSGSLTEGIVSNLSQSGSAAGSSLIQTDAAINPGNSGGPLVNAQGQVIGINNSIESPVDGNVGVGFAIPIDQVKLILPSIDGGVSL
- a CDS encoding C39 family peptidase, whose product is MALAGAVLSRNVGAEIIKDVSAGFGAAAPTLPSSGGGGINSTGVTTATSAPTATPTPTPTPTPAPTPATVTIPVPVFQQSMVLDCETAALQQGLAYYGITVSQSQLFAGEFADVRPPVMGPNHTVLRWGNPYTNFVGYVNGSDWTPTGFGVYWPVILRLAHTYGLPNAIGGEGFAPSRIYSELAAGHPVQIWIQTRFARVPLGTWTAWDGTQVRYSYAEHSVTLSGVSPTQVRVNDVLNASQYWVDKALFEANFADFNNMAVIFQ
- a CDS encoding nitroreductase/quinone reductase family protein, whose amino-acid sequence is MNVFNRNVIEDFRANRGKLTGPLAGRTLILLTTTGAKSGKERTAVLGFGKDGDRYVVIASNNGAPSHPAWYQNLLARPIATLEVGPDKFKVRARTAGPEEREKLAPLVPYIEQQQTLTKREIPIVVLERS
- a CDS encoding threonine/serine dehydratase, whose amino-acid sequence is MAEATAAMVVPTFNDVLAARERISPYLQPTALHRYPALDALVGTETWVKHENHQPICAFKIRGGINLVSQLSDDERRRGVITASTGNHGQSIAYAARLFGVRAIVCVPEGANPVKVASIRGLGAEIVTHGVDFDEARVQAARLAEEHGYRYIHSGNEPHLIAGVGTQALEILEKQPDIEAIIVPIGGGSGATGTCIVAKAINPKIQVIGVQSAEAPAAYKSWKAHQMLEDRMGTFAEGLATRSAFELPQRILWETLDEFVLVPDAEIRPAVRLMIETTRNLTEPAGAAPLAAALQLKERLKGKRVALILSGSNITPAQLRELLAG